A single genomic interval of Lathyrus oleraceus cultivar Zhongwan6 chromosome 7, CAAS_Psat_ZW6_1.0, whole genome shotgun sequence harbors:
- the LOC127100482 gene encoding DELLA protein 2, translating into MKREHNQEHEDASMTGKSEICWEDDGGMDELLAVVGYKVKSSDMAEVAQKLEQLEQAMGNFQDQDEATIAQHLSNDTVHYNPADISNWLQTMLSNFDSQPNPSVSSSSDNDLNAIPGKAIYANTDSQTEESLPSRKRVKRVGSSSSTESTRPVVMVVETQEKEIILVHTLMACAEAVEQNNRPVAEALVKQIGNLAVSQEGAMRKVATYFAIGLARRIYDVFPQHSVSDSLQIHFYETCPYLKFAHFTANQAILEAFQGKSRVHVIDFSINQGMQWPALMQALALRPGGPPAFRLTGIGPPASDNSDHLQQVGWRLAQFAQTIHVQFEYRGFVANSLADLDASMLELRSPETESVAVNSVFELHKLNARPGALEKVFSVIRQIRPEIVTVVEQEANHNGPAFLDRFTESLHYYSTLFDSLESSLVEPQDKAMSEVYLGKQICNVVACEGTDRVERHETLNQWRNRFGSAGFSPVHLGSNAFKQASMLLALFAGGDGYKVEENDGCLMLGWHTRPLIATSAWKLAANSMVVSH; encoded by the coding sequence ATGAAGAGAGAGCATAACCAAGAACACGAAGATGCGAGTATGACTGGTAAATCGGAGATTTGTTGGGAAGACGACGGTGGTATGGATGAGCTTTTAGCGGTGGTTGGTTACAAGGTGAAATCATCAGACATGGCTGAAGTTGCTCAAAAGCTTGAACAACTTGAACAAGCTATGGGTAATTTTCAAGATCAAGATGAAGCCACCATCGCTCAACACCTCTCAAACGACACCGTTCATTACAATCCTGCTGATATTTCTAACTGGCTTCAAACTATGCTTTCCAATTTTGACTCTCAACCTAATCCCTCTGTTTCCTCTTCCTCCGATAACGACCTTAACGCCATTCCCGGTAAAGCTATCTACGCCAACACTGATTCACAGACAGAGGAGTCTCTTCCCTCTCGGAAACGAGTCAAACGAGTAGGTTCTTCTTCTTCCACCGAGTCAACTCGTCCCGTTGTTATGGTTGTTGAAACGCAGGAGAAAGAGATTATTCTTGTTCATACTTTAATGGCTTGCGCTGAAGCTGTTGAACAGAATAATCGACCTGTGGCGGAAGCTCTTGTGAAACAGATCGGAAACCTAGCGGTGTCGCAAGAAGGTGCTATGAGAAAAGTGGCTACCTATTTCGCAATAGGTTTGGCACGAAGAATCTACGATGTGTTTCCACAGCATTCTGTCTCCGATTCGCTTCAGATCCATTTCTATGAAACTTGTCCTTACCTGAAGTTCGCTCACTTCACTGCGAATCAAGCTATTCTTGAAGCTTTTCAAGGAAAATCGCGTGTTCATGTTATTGATTTTTCTATCAATCAAGGGATGCAGTGGCCGGCGCTTATGCAGGCACTTGCCTTGCGTCCTGGCGGTCCTCCTGCTTTTCGTCTCACCGGAATCGGTCCTCCGGCGTCGGATAACTCCGACCATCTCCAACAGGTTGGTTGGAGGCTTGCTCAGTTTGCGCAGACGATTCATGTTCAGTTTGAGTACCGTGGTTTTGTTGCTAACAGTCTTGCTGATCTTGATGCTTCCATGCTTGAACTCCGGTCACCGGAGACTGAGTCCGTCGCAGTTAACTCTGTTTTCGAGCTTCATAAACTCAACGCGCGCCCTGGTGCGCTTGAGAAGGTGTTTTCTGTTATCCGTCAGATTCGGCCGGAGATTGTCACCGTCGTGGAGCAAGAAGCAAATCACAACGGACCGGCTTTTCTCGACCGGTTTACTGAGTCGCTTCACTATTACTCGACGCTGTTTGACTCGCTGGAGAGTTCATTGGTTGAACCGCAGGATAAGGCTATGTCAGAGGTTTACCTCGGGAAGCAAATCTGCAACGTGGTGGCGTGTGAAGGAACGGACCGAGTCGAGCGTCACGAAACACTGAACCAGTGGAGGAACCGGTTCGGTTCAGCTGGGTTTTCTCCGGTTCATTTGGGATCCAACGCGTTCAAGCAAGCGAGTATGTTGTTGGCACTTTTCGCAGGTGGGGATGGTTACAAGGTGGAAGAGAATGATGGTTGTCTCATGTTAGGATGGCACACCAGGCCATTGATTGCAACCTCTGCTTGGAAACTCGCCGCCAACTCAATGGTGGTTTCACACTGA